The Globicephala melas chromosome 20, mGloMel1.2, whole genome shotgun sequence genome contains a region encoding:
- the PELP1 gene encoding proline-, glutamic acid- and leucine-rich protein 1 isoform X3 yields the protein MELAVAVLGDLLRYAAQLPTLFRDISMNHLPGLLTSLLGLRPESELSALEGMKACMTYFPRACGSLKGKLASFFLSRVDALSPQLQQLACECYSRLPSLGAGFSQGLKHTDSWEQELHSLLTSLHSLLGALYAGADTAPMQYEGPGVETLLSPSEDGDAHVLLRLWQRFSGLARCLGLMLSSEFGAPVSVPVQEILDLICRTLSVSAKNISLLGDGPLRLLLLPSLHLEALDLLSALILACRGRLLRFGALISRLLPQVLNAWSIGRDSLSPGQERPYSTMRTKVYTVLELWVQVCGASAGVLQGGASGEALLTHLLSDISPPADALKLRSPRGSPDGGLQTGKPSAPKKLKLDMGEALAPPSHRKGDSNANSDVCAAALRGLSRTVLMCGPLIKEETHRRLHDLVLPLVMGVQQGEVLGSSPYTSSRCRRELYRLLLALLLAPSPRCPPPLACALQAFSLGQREDSLEVSAFCSEALVTCAALTHPRVPPLQTMGPACPTPAPVPPPEAPSPFRAPAFHPPGPMPSVGPMPSVGPMPSAGPMPSPGPVPPAGPMPSVGPMPPARPGPPATANHLGLSVPGLVSVSPRLLPGPENHRAGANEDAVLAPSGTPPPTIPPDETFGGRVPRPAFVHYDKEEASDVEISLESDSDDSVVIVPEGLPPLPPPPPSGTTPPPAAPVGPPTASPPVPAKEEPEELPAAPGPLPPPPPPPVPGPVALPPPQLVPEGTPSGGGPPALEEDLTVININSSEEEEDDDEEDEDEEDFEEEEEEEEEEEYFEEEEEEEEEFEEEFEEEEGELEEEEEDEDEEEEVEEVEFGPAGGEVEEGGPAPPSLPPALPPAASPKVQPQPEPEPGLLLEVEEPGAEEGPGAETAPTLAPEVLPSQGEVEREGGSPPAVPPPQELVEEEPSVPPTLLEEGAEGGGDKVPTPPEASAAEEMETEAEAAALQEKEQDDTAAMLADFIDCPPDDEKPPPATEPDS from the exons GGCAAGCTGGCCTCATTTTTCCTGTCTCGGGTGGATGCCTTGAGCCCTCAGCTCCAGCAG TTGGCCTGTGAGTGTTACTCCCGGCTGCCCTCTCTAGGGGCTGGCTTCTCCCAGGGCCTGAAGCACACGGACAGCTGGGAGCAGGAGCTGCACAGCCTGCTGACCTCTCTGCACAGCCTGCTTGGGGCCCTGTATGCGGGGGCGGACACGG CTCCTATGCAGTACGAAGGCCCTGGGGTGGAGACGCTGCTCTCCCCCTCAGAAGATGGCGATGCCCATGTCCTTCTCCGGCTTTGGCAGAGGTTTTCCGGGCTGGCCCGCTGCCTGGGGCTCATGCTCAG CTCCGAGTTCGGCGCTCCCGTGTCCGTCCCCGTGCAGGAAATCCTGGATCTTATCTGCCGGACCCTCAGCGTCAGTGCCAAGAACATC AGTTTGCTTGGGGACGGTCCCCTGCGGTTGCTGCTGctgccctccctccacctggaagcctTGGACCTGCTCTCTGCACTCATCCTCGC GTGTAGAGGCCGGCTCTTGCGCTTTGGGGCCCTGATCAGCCGCCTGCTTCCCCAGGTTCTCAATGCCTGGAGCATTGGGAGGGACAGCCTCTCTCCAGGCCAGGAGAGGCCTTACAG CACCATGCGGACCAAGGTGTACACTGTCCTGGAGCTGTGGGTGCAGGTGTGTGGGGCCTCGGCAGGAGTGCTTCAGGGGGGAGCCTCGGGTGAGGCCCTGCTCACCCACCTGCTCAGTGACATCTCCCCGCCGGCTGATGCCCTCAAA CTGCGCAGTCCCCGGGGGAGCCCTGATGGGGGTTTGCAGACCGGGAAGCCCAGCGCCCCCAAGAAGCTAAAGCTGGACATGGGGGAGGCTCTGGCCCCGCCCAGCCACCGGAAAGGGGACAGCAATGCCAACAGTGACGTGTGTGCAGCTGCGCTGAGAG GCCTCAGCCGGACCGTCCTCatgtgcgggcctctcatcaAGGAGGAGACTCACAGG AGACTGCATGATCTGGTCCTGCCACTGGTCATGGGCGTCCAGCAGGGCGAGGTCCTAGGCAGCTCCCCGTATACCAGCTCGCGCTGCCGCCGGGAACTCTACCGCCTGCTGCTGGCTCTGCTGCTGGCGCCTTCTCCTCGCTGCCCGCCTCCTCTCGCCTGTGCCCTGCAGGCCTTCTCCCTGGgccagagagaagacagccttgAG GTCTCCGCTTTCTGCTCAGAAGCACTGGTGACCTGTGCAGCTCTGACCCATCCCCGGGTTCCTCCCCTGCAGACCATgggccctgcctgccccacccctgccccagttcCCCCTCCTGAGGCTCCATCTCCGTTCAGGGCTCCAGCTTTTCATCCCCCAGGCCCCATGCCCTCTGTGGGTCCCATGCCCTCGGTGGGCCCCATGCCCTCAGCGGGCCCCATGCCTTCCCCAGGCCCTGTGCCCCCAGCGGGCCCCATGCCCTCAGTGGGCCCCATGCCCCCAGCACGCCCTGGACCTCCAGCCACAGCCAACCACTTAGGCCTCTCCGTCCCAGGCCTGGTGTCTGTATCCCCCCGGCTCCTTCCTGGCCCTGAGAACCACCGAGCAGGCGCAAACGAGGATGCTGTCCTTGCCCCTAGTGGCACGCCTCCACCTACTATACCCCCAGATGAGACTTTTGGGGGAAGGGTGCCCAGACCAGCCTTTGTCCACTATGATAAGGAGGAGGCGTCCGATGTGGAGATTTCCTTGGAAAGCGACTCTGATGACAGTGTGGTGATCGTGCCTGAGGGGCTGCCAcccctgccacccccacccccctcggGTACCACACCCCCGCCTGCAGCCCCGGTTGGGCCCCCAACAGCCTCCCCTCCTGTGCCAGCCAAGGAGGAGCCAGAAGAGCTGCCTGCGGCCCCGGGGCCTCTCCCTCCGCCGCCTCCCCCTCCTGTTCCTGGCCCTGTGGCACTCCCACCACCCCAGCTGGTCCCTGAAGGGACTCCCAGTGGCGGAGGACCCCCAGCCCTAGAAGAAGATTTGACAGTTATTAACATCAACAgcagtgaggaggaggaggacgacgaCGAGGAAGACGAGGACGAGGAGGAttttgaggaggaggaggaggaggaggaagaggaggagtattttgaggaggaggaagaagaggaagaagagtttgaggaggagtTTGAGGAAGAAGAAGGTGAgttagaggaggaagaagaggacgaggacgaggaggaagaggtggaagAGGTGGAGTTCGGCCCGGCGGGCGGGGAGGTGGAAGAAGGAGGGCCTGCACCCCCAAGCCTGCCTCCAGCTCTGCCCCCCGCCGCATCCCCCAAGGTGCAGCCGCAGCCAGAACCGGAACCCGGGCTGCTGCTGGAAGTGGAGGAGCCGGGGGCtgaggaggggcctggggccGAGACGGCCCCCACACTGGCCCCTGAGGTGCTCCCCTCCCagggggaggtggagagggaaggggggagccCCCCTGCAGTGCCACCTCCTCAGGAGCTTGTTGAAGAGGAGCCCTCTGTGCCCCCAACCCTGCTGGAAGagggggctgagggtgggggtgACAAGGTACCAACCCCACCAGAGGCATCTGCAGCagaagagatggagacagaggcagaggcagcagctcTCCAGGAAAAG GAGCAGGATGACACAGCTGCCATGCTGGCTGACTTCATTGATTGCCCCCCTGATGATGAGAAGCCACCACCTGCCACAGAGCCTGATTCCTAG
- the PELP1 gene encoding proline-, glutamic acid- and leucine-rich protein 1 isoform X5 — translation MCYLSPAGQPFLLSPPCPALAPLGKLASFFLSRVDALSPQLQQLACECYSRLPSLGAGFSQGLKHTDSWEQELHSLLTSLHSLLGALYAGADTAPMQYEGPGVETLLSPSEDGDAHVLLRLWQRFSGLARCLGLMLSSEFGAPVSVPVQEILDLICRTLSVSAKNISLLGDGPLRLLLLPSLHLEALDLLSALILACRGRLLRFGALISRLLPQVLNAWSIGRDSLSPGQERPYSTMRTKVYTVLELWVQVCGASAGVLQGGASGEALLTHLLSDISPPADALKLRSPRGSPDGGLQTGKPSAPKKLKLDMGEALAPPSHRKGDSNANSDVCAAALRGLSRTVLMCGPLIKEETHRRLHDLVLPLVMGVQQGEVLGSSPYTSSRCRRELYRLLLALLLAPSPRCPPPLACALQAFSLGQREDSLEVSAFCSEALVTCAALTHPRVPPLQTMGPACPTPAPVPPPEAPSPFRAPAFHPPGPMPSVGPMPSVGPMPSAGPMPSPGPVPPAGPMPSVGPMPPARPGPPATANHLGLSVPGLVSVSPRLLPGPENHRAGANEDAVLAPSGTPPPTIPPDETFGGRVPRPAFVHYDKEEASDVEISLESDSDDSVVIVPEGLPPLPPPPPSGTTPPPAAPVGPPTASPPVPAKEEPEELPAAPGPLPPPPPPPVPGPVALPPPQLVPEGTPSGGGPPALEEDLTVININSSEEEEDDDEEDEDEEDFEEEEEEEEEEEYFEEEEEEEEEFEEEFEEEEGELEEEEEDEDEEEEVEEVEFGPAGGEVEEGGPAPPSLPPALPPAASPKVQPQPEPEPGLLLEVEEPGAEEGPGAETAPTLAPEVLPSQGEVEREGGSPPAVPPPQELVEEEPSVPPTLLEEGAEGGGDKVPTPPEASAAEEMETEAEAAALQEKEQDDTAAMLADFIDCPPDDEKPPPATEPDS, via the exons ATGTGCTACCTCAGTCCTGCTGGGcagcctttccttctctctccaccttGTCCTGCCCTCGCACCTCTG GGCAAGCTGGCCTCATTTTTCCTGTCTCGGGTGGATGCCTTGAGCCCTCAGCTCCAGCAG TTGGCCTGTGAGTGTTACTCCCGGCTGCCCTCTCTAGGGGCTGGCTTCTCCCAGGGCCTGAAGCACACGGACAGCTGGGAGCAGGAGCTGCACAGCCTGCTGACCTCTCTGCACAGCCTGCTTGGGGCCCTGTATGCGGGGGCGGACACGG CTCCTATGCAGTACGAAGGCCCTGGGGTGGAGACGCTGCTCTCCCCCTCAGAAGATGGCGATGCCCATGTCCTTCTCCGGCTTTGGCAGAGGTTTTCCGGGCTGGCCCGCTGCCTGGGGCTCATGCTCAG CTCCGAGTTCGGCGCTCCCGTGTCCGTCCCCGTGCAGGAAATCCTGGATCTTATCTGCCGGACCCTCAGCGTCAGTGCCAAGAACATC AGTTTGCTTGGGGACGGTCCCCTGCGGTTGCTGCTGctgccctccctccacctggaagcctTGGACCTGCTCTCTGCACTCATCCTCGC GTGTAGAGGCCGGCTCTTGCGCTTTGGGGCCCTGATCAGCCGCCTGCTTCCCCAGGTTCTCAATGCCTGGAGCATTGGGAGGGACAGCCTCTCTCCAGGCCAGGAGAGGCCTTACAG CACCATGCGGACCAAGGTGTACACTGTCCTGGAGCTGTGGGTGCAGGTGTGTGGGGCCTCGGCAGGAGTGCTTCAGGGGGGAGCCTCGGGTGAGGCCCTGCTCACCCACCTGCTCAGTGACATCTCCCCGCCGGCTGATGCCCTCAAA CTGCGCAGTCCCCGGGGGAGCCCTGATGGGGGTTTGCAGACCGGGAAGCCCAGCGCCCCCAAGAAGCTAAAGCTGGACATGGGGGAGGCTCTGGCCCCGCCCAGCCACCGGAAAGGGGACAGCAATGCCAACAGTGACGTGTGTGCAGCTGCGCTGAGAG GCCTCAGCCGGACCGTCCTCatgtgcgggcctctcatcaAGGAGGAGACTCACAGG AGACTGCATGATCTGGTCCTGCCACTGGTCATGGGCGTCCAGCAGGGCGAGGTCCTAGGCAGCTCCCCGTATACCAGCTCGCGCTGCCGCCGGGAACTCTACCGCCTGCTGCTGGCTCTGCTGCTGGCGCCTTCTCCTCGCTGCCCGCCTCCTCTCGCCTGTGCCCTGCAGGCCTTCTCCCTGGgccagagagaagacagccttgAG GTCTCCGCTTTCTGCTCAGAAGCACTGGTGACCTGTGCAGCTCTGACCCATCCCCGGGTTCCTCCCCTGCAGACCATgggccctgcctgccccacccctgccccagttcCCCCTCCTGAGGCTCCATCTCCGTTCAGGGCTCCAGCTTTTCATCCCCCAGGCCCCATGCCCTCTGTGGGTCCCATGCCCTCGGTGGGCCCCATGCCCTCAGCGGGCCCCATGCCTTCCCCAGGCCCTGTGCCCCCAGCGGGCCCCATGCCCTCAGTGGGCCCCATGCCCCCAGCACGCCCTGGACCTCCAGCCACAGCCAACCACTTAGGCCTCTCCGTCCCAGGCCTGGTGTCTGTATCCCCCCGGCTCCTTCCTGGCCCTGAGAACCACCGAGCAGGCGCAAACGAGGATGCTGTCCTTGCCCCTAGTGGCACGCCTCCACCTACTATACCCCCAGATGAGACTTTTGGGGGAAGGGTGCCCAGACCAGCCTTTGTCCACTATGATAAGGAGGAGGCGTCCGATGTGGAGATTTCCTTGGAAAGCGACTCTGATGACAGTGTGGTGATCGTGCCTGAGGGGCTGCCAcccctgccacccccacccccctcggGTACCACACCCCCGCCTGCAGCCCCGGTTGGGCCCCCAACAGCCTCCCCTCCTGTGCCAGCCAAGGAGGAGCCAGAAGAGCTGCCTGCGGCCCCGGGGCCTCTCCCTCCGCCGCCTCCCCCTCCTGTTCCTGGCCCTGTGGCACTCCCACCACCCCAGCTGGTCCCTGAAGGGACTCCCAGTGGCGGAGGACCCCCAGCCCTAGAAGAAGATTTGACAGTTATTAACATCAACAgcagtgaggaggaggaggacgacgaCGAGGAAGACGAGGACGAGGAGGAttttgaggaggaggaggaggaggaggaagaggaggagtattttgaggaggaggaagaagaggaagaagagtttgaggaggagtTTGAGGAAGAAGAAGGTGAgttagaggaggaagaagaggacgaggacgaggaggaagaggtggaagAGGTGGAGTTCGGCCCGGCGGGCGGGGAGGTGGAAGAAGGAGGGCCTGCACCCCCAAGCCTGCCTCCAGCTCTGCCCCCCGCCGCATCCCCCAAGGTGCAGCCGCAGCCAGAACCGGAACCCGGGCTGCTGCTGGAAGTGGAGGAGCCGGGGGCtgaggaggggcctggggccGAGACGGCCCCCACACTGGCCCCTGAGGTGCTCCCCTCCCagggggaggtggagagggaaggggggagccCCCCTGCAGTGCCACCTCCTCAGGAGCTTGTTGAAGAGGAGCCCTCTGTGCCCCCAACCCTGCTGGAAGagggggctgagggtgggggtgACAAGGTACCAACCCCACCAGAGGCATCTGCAGCagaagagatggagacagaggcagaggcagcagctcTCCAGGAAAAG GAGCAGGATGACACAGCTGCCATGCTGGCTGACTTCATTGATTGCCCCCCTGATGATGAGAAGCCACCACCTGCCACAGAGCCTGATTCCTAG